The genomic interval AGATCACGGGCTACGCGGTCAACGCGTATTTGTTTTTTCACGCGGCCACGGGCAAAGACGCTTATCTTGCCGCGGCGCGCCGTGCCGCGGACTGGCTGCTGCTGAATTCTTATCCCAGCCTGCCGCTCGTCCGCAATCGCGTGAACCAGCCGGGTTTCCAAGTTTCTTACTACGACAACTGGGTCTTCAGCTTTGACCAGTGGGTGATCGTGTACGGCCTTGCGTGCCTCGCGCAAGTCCTGGGCAGCGGCCCGTATCTCGAAAGGGCGCGCGCGCTGGCGGATTTCCTTCTTGGGAAAACCGCGCGGCCTGACGGCTCGTTTTATCCGGTCTATGATGTAGAAAAGAAGACCGTCGAAGCCAAGGGCGACAAGTGGTCGCGTCAAAGCGGCGGCTTTCACGCGAAGGCCCTCATGGCGCTCGAGAAATTGCGCGCGTTGACGGGGGAAACAAAATATGGCGCGGCCGCGGAAAAGCTCGCGGCCTGGACGCTCGGCGTCCAGCAGAAGGACGGCCGCTTCATCACGCAGGACAACGAAGGCTCCACGCACCTGCACCCGCACATCTACACGCTGGAAGGATTGCTTTCGATCGGGCTCGCGCAGAACAACAAATCCTGGATCGACGCCGCGGAGCGCGGCATCCGCTGGGTGCTGCAGCATCAGAATACCGACGGCGGCGTTTATTCCTTTGTCAAAGACGGAAACTTCGTGCCTTTTATCCGCGCGGACATCCTCGCCCAGGCGCTGCGCGTCGGCGCCGCGCTCCGGCAGAACGGCTGCCTGGAAGGCGCGGACAACGCCTTGCAGCGCCTGCGCCAGAAACTGCTGTCTTACCAGATCGTCCGCGGCCCGCAGCAGGGCGGCTTCCTCTACGGGCAGGAACAGGACGGCACCATCCACTACCACGTCAATGCGTGGGTCACGATGTTCGCGGCGCAGGCCCTTGCGGTTGCCGACGCCGGACAGGCGGACGCCTACGACATGGCGTTCTTTGTTTAGTTTAAATTCCGGATCCGGGAGACGGATTTGAAAAAAAATCAGAAAAAGGTCCTGATTGCTTTCGGGACCCGCCCCGAAGCCCTGAAATTCGTGCCGCTCATCCGTGCGCTGGAACAAAGCCCGGATTTTAAATGTTACGTCTGCATCACGGGCCAGCACCGCCAGATGCTGGATCAGGTGATCGATCTCTTCAAGGTCAAGGTCCACGAAGACCTGAAGCTCATGAAGGCCAACCAGACGCTCGAGTACGTGAGCGGCCGCGTCATCATCCGCTTCGGACGTATCATCAAGCGCCTCCAGCCCGACATTGTTTTCGTGCAGGGCGATACGGCCACCGCGCTCATGGTCGGAGTCGCGAGCTTCTACGCGCAAAAGCCCATCGCGCATCTCGAAGCCGGCCTTCGTACCTGGAACAAGTTCGCGCCGTTCCCTGAAGAAATGAACCGCTCGCTTCTCTCGCATCTCGCGGACCTTCACTTCACGCCCACGCTCATCGCCACGCGCAATCTCCTGAACGAAGGCATTCCCAAAGACGACATTTACCAGGTCGGAAACACGATCGTGGACACGGTGCACGCCGCGGCGCCGCTTGTGCAGAAAAAATATCCTGTCTTCAGCGGGGTTGATACGCGCAAGCGTCTCATTTTCGTGACCGCGCACCGCCGGGAAAGCTTCGGCGAAGGCCTGAATCAAATCTTCCACGGCCTGAAGCGCATTGCCCAGCGGTTCAAGGACGTGGAAATCGTTTATCCCGTGCATCTCAACCCGAATGTTTCCAAGCCCGCGCATGAAATCCTGGGAAACACGCCGCGCATCCATCTGCTGCGGCCGTTCACGTACGAAGAAACCTACTGGCTGCTCCGCCAGTGCTATCTCATCCTGACCGATTCCGGCGGCATCCAGGAAGAAGCGCCGTCGTTCGGAAAGCCCGTCCTGATCCTCCGCAACGTGACCGAGCGCGCGGAAGGCATCAAGGCCGGCGTCGCGCAGCTCGTGGGAACAGATGCGGAACGCATTTTCAAAGAAACGCACAAGCTTTTGTCGTCGCGCAAGGCGTACAAAAAAATGCAGGCGCGCAAAAACCCCTACGGCGACGGCCGCACCTGCGACCGCATCCTGCGCATCCTGCGCCGCGAGCTCGCGGGTAATCCTTTCCGCCACGTGCGCACGCCGCCGCTCAACGTGAGCTCGCGCATCCGGGTCAAAAGCACATGAAGGTGGCCTTTTACGTTTATCCCATCGCGTTCCAGTCGCCGGGCGGCGGCGAGATCCTCCTGCTCAAGACGCGCGAATACCTGGAAAAGGCCGGGCTCAAGGTCAGGCTCTTCGACACCTGGAACGACAAGCTTTCGGATTACGACATCCTGCACACGTTCGGCTCGGTCAAAGACTGCCTGCGGATGATGGAAACCGCGCATTCTGTCGGCGTGAAGAACGTGCTGACTACTGTGTGCTGGTACAGCTGGAAATCCGCGTGGGGGACTTACCCGGAATGGAACCGCCGCCTTCCTTCCGCGGCCCGGCACCTGGCCAAGACCCTTTTGCCGTTCCTGCCGTCCAAGCGCAGGAAGATGATGACGCTCGCCGATGCGCTGATCCCGAATTCGCGCAGCGAGGCGGACCAGCTCA from Verrucomicrobiia bacterium carries:
- a CDS encoding glycosyltransferase — protein: MKVAFYVYPIAFQSPGGGEILLLKTREYLEKAGLKVRLFDTWNDKLSDYDILHTFGSVKDCLRMMETAHSVGVKNVLTTVCWYSWKSAWGTYPEWNRRLPSAARHLAKTLLPFLPSKRRKMMTLADALIPNSRSEADQLKRFFGVSEEKIRVIPNAVDESFAAALPTAFEKKYGLRDFVLCVGRIEPRKNQLNVVRALKGIGRPVVFIGDPVPAYQDYYEACRREAGAQMHFLGGLPHGS
- the wecB gene encoding UDP-N-acetylglucosamine 2-epimerase (non-hydrolyzing) → MKKNQKKVLIAFGTRPEALKFVPLIRALEQSPDFKCYVCITGQHRQMLDQVIDLFKVKVHEDLKLMKANQTLEYVSGRVIIRFGRIIKRLQPDIVFVQGDTATALMVGVASFYAQKPIAHLEAGLRTWNKFAPFPEEMNRSLLSHLADLHFTPTLIATRNLLNEGIPKDDIYQVGNTIVDTVHAAAPLVQKKYPVFSGVDTRKRLIFVTAHRRESFGEGLNQIFHGLKRIAQRFKDVEIVYPVHLNPNVSKPAHEILGNTPRIHLLRPFTYEETYWLLRQCYLILTDSGGIQEEAPSFGKPVLILRNVTERAEGIKAGVAQLVGTDAERIFKETHKLLSSRKAYKKMQARKNPYGDGRTCDRILRILRRELAGNPFRHVRTPPLNVSSRIRVKST